Within the Euzebyales bacterium genome, the region TATGGAGAAACAATGGCGAGGTCCGCGGACCACTGCGGACCAGACACCCACGACATGCGGTCACTGGTGGTGCCTCGCCCACCAATGCAGCCGCACTGACACTGACCAAGAAGACGACGACCGATGACCTCGGAAAGGGAGGGCACCCGGTCGACACGGAAAACGGACGGCACCTTCCGCAATCATGCATACCTCTCTCGGACTACGGACGGGTTCAAGCATTCGGCCACTACCCGTTTTTTCACCAGGGGGTGACCTGCGATGACCAGCACGCACCTACGGGCGCCTGACGACCTGTCAGACGCCTCCAGACGGTTGTTCCGCCGGCTCGTGGCGGACCGCCGCGCGCTCGGCGGTGTCGCGGAGGTCGACGCGCTCCTCCTCGCTGACGCGTTGCGGTTGCGGGAGCGGCTCGCGCAGGTCCGCGCGCAGCTGGCGGTGGACGGCCCGACGGTCGCCGGGTCGAAGGGTCAGACCAGACCGCACCCGCTGATCGCCGCCGAGCAGAACTTGGCGCGTGATGTGCGCGCCGCGTTCGACCAGTTGCAGTTGTCGCCGTCGAAGCGGCCGGACGTGACTGAGGTGGACTCGGCGGGGCGGCTGGTCGACCCGTTCGCGGGCGAGTACGACGATGAGTGACCGAAAAGTCTGGACCGTAGATAAATGAGGAGCTGGGGGGTTCAGCGGATTGTGGCCGGATTTCCGTCCGACCCCGGTGCCCTCCCGGTCCATCCCCATGGGTGAGGAGTAGTTGGTGAGTATGTCGCGTGCGGCTCGGTTGGCGGTGTTGGATCAGATGCGCGCGGCGATCGCGGAGTTGGAACGGTTCGACGAGGACACCCGGTTGGCGGTCGACGTCGAGTTGGACGTCGCGACGTTGTGGGTTGACGCGCCTGATGATGCGTCTGGTGTATCCTCGGATTAGCTGACGCGGTCGTGCAGCATGGGCGTTCCCGGCGGAACTGGGGCGCGGCCGACGGAGGCGAGAGCGCCGCATCACGCGTGACGTCGGGACCAGCGATGGTCTACCGCACGCGGCGGCAGACAACAGCGTCACGCGCCGGCCCGCTGCTCGAGGGCACCCGGACGCACCACACAGCAAACAACCCGCCCGAACCGTGGCGGCAAATGTGGGGTGTGCCATGGGTGCACGTATGGACGAGATCGACGCGCGGCTGGGACAGATCGACGCTGAGCTTGAGGTGCTGGCCGGCCGGTCGGATCCGCTGACGGCGGACGATGAGCGACGGTTCCGCGAGCTGGAACAGGAGTTCGGGCGGCTCCGGACGTTGCGGGGCGAGCTGGAGCGTGTGGAGCGTGCGGTCGCGGGCGGGTCGACGATCCCCGGTTCGTCGCTTGGGTCGGGTCCGTCGGACGCCCGGTCGTTCGGCGGTGATCCGTGGCAGCGCCGGTCTGGTGCGTTGGCGTCGTCGCCGGCTGATCTGCGTGGCCGCGCGGTCGCCGCGGTCGAACGGACCGCGGGTGTCCCCGTCGACGGGCAGCAGCGGCTCGCCGACGCGTTCGACCACCACGAGCCGGGCACGTCCGAAGGTGACCTGCTGTCCCGTTGGGCGGTCGCGTCGAGCGACCCCGCGTATCGGACGGCGTTCGCTGCGCTGGTCCGCGACCCGATGAACGGTCACCGCAGCTGGTCGGCCGACGAGCTGGACGCGTACCGGCGGGCGGAGACGGTGTCCCGCCAGTTGGAGATCGGCACCGACGCGGGCGGCGGGTTCATGGTGCCGTTCCAGTTGGACCCGACGATCATGCTCACGTCCGCGGGCAGCGTCGACCCGCTGCGGCGGATCTCCCGTGTCGTGACCGCGGTGTCCGACGTGTGGCATGGCGTGTCCAGCGCGGGTGTGACGGCCGAGTGGTTGGCGGAGCACGCCGAGGCGGCCGACGCGACCCCGACGATGGCGCAGCCGACCGTGAACATCTTCAAGGGTTCAGCGT harbors:
- a CDS encoding P27 family phage terminase small subunit; this encodes MTSTHLRAPDDLSDASRRLFRRLVADRRALGGVAEVDALLLADALRLRERLAQVRAQLAVDGPTVAGSKGQTRPHPLIAAEQNLARDVRAAFDQLQLSPSKRPDVTEVDSAGRLVDPFAGEYDDE
- a CDS encoding phage major capsid protein produces the protein MGARMDEIDARLGQIDAELEVLAGRSDPLTADDERRFRELEQEFGRLRTLRGELERVERAVAGGSTIPGSSLGSGPSDARSFGGDPWQRRSGALASSPADLRGRAVAAVERTAGVPVDGQQRLADAFDHHEPGTSEGDLLSRWAVASSDPAYRTAFAALVRDPMNGHRSWSADELDAYRRAETVSRQLEIGTDAGGGFMVPFQLDPTIMLTSAGSVDPLRRISRVVTAVSDVWHGVSSAGVTAEWLAEHAEAADATPTMAQPTVNIFKGSAFVPFSVEWEGDAVNGMNELAKLLLDAADQLMAAAHVNGTGSGQPEGVASGLAAGSKVPAGTADTIAVADVTGLQNALGARFQPNAQWLANLTVINTINSFETAGGSLRFPEVANDRLLRRPLNEASHLDTPGDTASAGNDNVLLYGDFQAGYVVADRVGTRIELIPHLVGANRRPTGQRGAWLWFRTGAGVVVDEAFRILTA